The proteins below come from a single Juglans regia cultivar Chandler chromosome 12, Walnut 2.0, whole genome shotgun sequence genomic window:
- the LOC109004935 gene encoding acyl carrier protein-like, translating into MATFLASSSPLATLHCTPNMRSINFQCNSTPRTIGVPMIGGLRLVPKIKITEAARKSSRLPSCPKTTIISCSIAQPETVQTVQGIIAKQLSIDESTVTPQTKFADLGADSLDTVEIMMALEEKFNVSIGEGGAENISTVQEAADLIEKVKAAAA; encoded by the exons ATGGCTACATTTCTTGCTTCCTCATCTCCTTTGGCCACCCTTCATTGCACTCCCAATATGAGAAGCATCAATTTCCAATGCAACAGTACCCCACGGACCATT GGCGTCCCCATGATTGGAGGACTGAGACTGgtgccaaaaataaaaatcacagaGGCAGCTAGAAAATCATCTCGTCTTCCTAGTTGCCCCAAGACTACAATAATCTCATGCTCCATT GCTCAACCGGAAACGGTGCAAACTGTCCAAGGCATCATAGCAAAGCAACTCTCTATTGATGAATCTACTGTTACTCCCCAAACCAAGTTTGCCGATTTGGGTGCTGATTCACTTGACACT GTCGAAATCATGATGGCTTTGGAAGAGAAATTTAACGTGTCGATTGGAGAAGGGGGTGCGGAGAATATCTCAACAGTTCAAGAGGCTGCTGATCTGATTGAGAAAGTAAAGGCGGCCGCAGCTTAG